The proteins below come from a single Prolixibacter sp. NT017 genomic window:
- the gldB gene encoding gliding motility lipoprotein GldB produces MKKVFLLLIPAILIVFTACRQNRLKVDVSNIDVSVKIKRLDQDLFKVTPLNEDSLLPQIKKEYGDFFKLYNYRIIRLGNPDDIQYPNYLQTFLTDPMIQKAKAGVDSVYPDLSGLKKQLTGAFKHYKYYFPDKKVPDVYTCISGFNQSVVMAQGVLGISLDNYLGANNSFYKELALPDYRRKNMRPEMIAPDAMRGWAMSEYPEKLSQSKLIDHMIYHGKLMYFLDAMFPDMEDSLKIGYPEKKLEWCKKNESSMWTYLVGHKLLFSTERLEVLHYINPAPYTNSFTSESPGRTGVWLGWQIVRKYMRKHKEVTLEALMNDTNYSEILNSSGYNPD; encoded by the coding sequence ATGAAGAAAGTTTTCCTGCTGTTAATTCCGGCTATTCTGATTGTTTTTACAGCCTGCCGGCAGAATCGGTTGAAAGTAGATGTTTCGAATATCGATGTTTCGGTAAAAATCAAACGATTGGATCAGGACTTATTTAAGGTGACTCCATTGAATGAGGATTCGTTGCTTCCCCAAATAAAAAAGGAGTACGGCGACTTCTTCAAACTTTATAACTATCGGATAATACGGCTGGGGAACCCGGATGATATTCAATACCCAAATTACCTGCAGACGTTTTTAACCGATCCGATGATTCAGAAAGCCAAAGCAGGGGTCGATTCAGTTTATCCTGATTTGTCGGGGCTGAAGAAGCAGTTGACAGGCGCGTTCAAACACTATAAGTATTATTTCCCCGATAAGAAAGTGCCGGATGTGTACACCTGCATTTCGGGCTTTAATCAATCGGTGGTGATGGCGCAGGGAGTTTTGGGGATTAGTCTGGACAATTACCTTGGTGCGAATAACTCGTTCTACAAAGAACTGGCGCTGCCTGATTACCGGAGAAAAAACATGCGCCCTGAGATGATAGCACCGGATGCGATGCGTGGTTGGGCCATGTCCGAATATCCCGAAAAATTATCTCAGAGCAAGCTCATCGATCACATGATTTATCATGGAAAGTTGATGTATTTTCTGGATGCGATGTTCCCGGATATGGAAGACAGTTTGAAGATTGGCTACCCGGAAAAAAAACTGGAATGGTGCAAGAAAAATGAAAGTTCGATGTGGACTTACCTGGTAGGGCATAAGTTACTTTTCTCGACCGAACGACTGGAAGTTCTGCATTACATTAACCCGGCGCCATATACTAATAGCTTCACGTCTGAATCTCCCGGAAGAACAGGTGTATGGCTGGGTTGGCAAATTGTCCGCAAGTACATGCGAAAGCACAAGGAAGTTACCCTGGAAGCCTTGATGAACGACACGAATTACAGTGAGATTCTGAACAGCTCGGGATACAATCCTGATTGA